The following coding sequences lie in one Nitrospira sp. genomic window:
- a CDS encoding response regulator encodes MGSTIFVIDSSPAVHRMVEQLSMPDGHTVKGFHDGPSALEAARAQSPALIIADYHLEKITFSGFCKEIGRQDNLAETLIISMVDAADRLDESKLRSLGVRAFLKKPFQREQLLETINTILTGTAGRPTAKPAKARTWPPVSTGTDDEDEQELPQDTAADEPPRHEREKEQATMPPSSTQPVSGSTPSSSRSKGEELLKDLVDHLLHSTTVQADKTITTLLPGAIAKEVDGQLGTALSKAVQAEVHKQVADAIAPERLQTSLRAMIQEELKRQTEAQLASVEATTRQAVTDIAPALVEQAAGTRLGELTDSGIQKHLPHALQAHLDMITQLVKKEVEHMAANCARQAAEEIVREMAKDPILQAVQRIVPDVAETQIRAEITRLSSPD; translated from the coding sequence ATGGGGTCCACCATTTTTGTCATCGACAGCAGTCCCGCCGTGCATCGCATGGTCGAGCAACTTTCCATGCCGGATGGCCATACGGTCAAAGGATTCCACGACGGGCCTTCGGCGCTTGAAGCCGCCCGCGCTCAGAGCCCTGCGTTGATCATCGCCGACTATCATCTGGAAAAGATCACCTTCTCGGGCTTCTGCAAGGAAATCGGGCGACAGGACAATCTGGCCGAGACGCTCATCATCTCAATGGTTGATGCGGCCGATCGCCTGGATGAAAGCAAGTTGCGCTCGCTCGGTGTCCGCGCATTCCTGAAAAAGCCGTTTCAACGCGAGCAACTCCTCGAGACAATCAACACGATCCTGACCGGCACTGCGGGACGTCCCACCGCAAAACCGGCCAAGGCGCGCACGTGGCCCCCGGTTTCCACGGGTACCGACGATGAGGATGAGCAGGAGTTGCCTCAAGACACCGCCGCCGATGAGCCCCCTCGCCATGAGAGGGAGAAGGAACAGGCCACCATGCCCCCATCATCGACACAGCCCGTCTCGGGCTCCACTCCGTCTTCGTCCAGATCCAAGGGGGAAGAGCTCCTGAAGGACCTGGTTGATCATCTGTTGCACTCGACCACGGTTCAAGCCGACAAGACCATCACCACTCTGCTTCCTGGAGCCATCGCCAAAGAAGTCGACGGACAGCTCGGAACCGCATTGAGCAAGGCCGTGCAAGCGGAAGTGCACAAACAGGTCGCAGACGCGATCGCGCCGGAACGTTTGCAGACGAGTCTGCGCGCCATGATTCAAGAGGAATTGAAACGTCAGACCGAGGCACAGCTGGCCAGTGTAGAGGCGACGACCCGCCAGGCCGTCACAGACATCGCGCCCGCACTGGTCGAGCAAGCGGCAGGCACACGACTCGGCGAGCTCACGGACAGCGGCATCCAGAAGCACCTGCCGCATGCCCTGCAGGCTCACCTGGACATGATTACCCAGTTGGTCAAAAAAGAAGTCGAGCACATGGCCGCGAACTGTGCGCGACAGGCGGCCGAGGAGATTGTGCGGGAAATGGCGAAAGACCCGATCCTGCAGGCGGTGCAACGGATCGTTCCAGACGTGGCGGAAACTCAGATCCGGGCCGAGATCACACGATTGAGCTCACCCGACTAA
- a CDS encoding valine--tRNA ligase, whose amino-acid sequence MSTPQLDKTYSPHDVENRWYQRWIDAGLFHADPAHHGQPYSMVIPPPNVTGSLHVGHALNNTLQDILIRWRRMQGRNVLWMPGTDHAGIATQNVVERQLQAEGTSREALGREEFLKRVWNWKEQSGGTIVGQLKKLGASCDWQRERFTMDPGLSEAVREVFVRLHQDGLLYRGERLINWCPRCLTALSDIEVEHEEITGKLYTIRYTLADDPTQFLLVATTRPETLFGDTAVAVHPEDERFRHLIGKHVRLPLTSRAIPIVGDSILVDREFGTGAVKITPAHDFNDFEAGLRHDLKRIKILDLHAHLRLADSLADPAVSEAVENLPVAKARPKIEQFLTEQGYLEKSEPHKMALGKCYRCKTVVEPFLSDQWFVKIKPLAEPAIQVVEDGRVRIIPEAWKNNYLGWMRDIKDWCVSRQIWWGHQIPAWYCETCYGTTFLRRSSDGAPLIPSDAVAIVAKTQPDACPQGHRDALVQDPDVLDTWFSSALWPFSTLGWPKQTPELKAFYPTSTLVTGLDILFFWVARMIMMGLKFMGEVPFRDVYIHALVRDAEGQKMSKSKGNVIDPLHVMEQYGTDALRFTLAAMASPGRDVKLAEERIEGYRNFTNKIWNAARFLLMHLGGERRDVPPAQRSFPDRWILSRLNAAINTVTQELEQYRFDRASSAVYQFIWHEYCDKYIEMVKPALKDPISEQAKTTRQTLAETYETMMRLLHPFMPFITEEIWQTLPHEGTSIVRRPFPTTSVEWDSPEIDQEFALLEECRALMNQQRAILGYPAGKRLHFKVHGKTEAIASVLTKHKELIEYMENVDNLWIAKTFDVDNPGGLLILTSGSIQVRTSMEDADLGKAEENVQKQMKLLQKEVDRSQQKLGNPDFVAKAPPEVLTDHRERLQRETHMIQLLQQALDQIKLYTLERNRIERS is encoded by the coding sequence ATGTCCACCCCACAACTCGACAAAACCTACAGTCCGCATGACGTCGAAAACCGCTGGTACCAGCGCTGGATCGACGCCGGCCTGTTTCACGCCGACCCCGCCCATCACGGGCAGCCTTATTCCATGGTGATCCCTCCGCCGAACGTGACGGGATCTCTCCATGTCGGTCATGCCCTGAACAACACCTTGCAAGATATCCTCATCCGCTGGCGTCGCATGCAAGGACGCAATGTGCTGTGGATGCCGGGGACGGATCATGCCGGCATCGCAACGCAAAATGTGGTGGAGCGGCAACTGCAAGCGGAAGGGACGTCGCGAGAAGCACTCGGTCGAGAAGAGTTTCTCAAGCGCGTCTGGAACTGGAAGGAACAATCCGGCGGAACCATCGTCGGCCAGCTCAAGAAGCTGGGAGCCTCCTGCGATTGGCAGCGGGAACGATTTACAATGGACCCCGGTCTCTCCGAAGCGGTCCGCGAGGTCTTCGTTCGCTTGCACCAGGACGGACTCCTCTACCGCGGCGAGCGCTTGATCAACTGGTGTCCACGCTGCCTGACTGCGCTGTCGGATATCGAAGTCGAACACGAAGAGATCACCGGCAAGTTGTATACGATTCGCTATACCCTGGCCGACGATCCTACGCAGTTTCTCCTCGTCGCCACGACCCGTCCTGAAACTCTGTTCGGGGATACGGCAGTTGCCGTGCATCCGGAAGACGAGCGTTTCCGCCACCTGATTGGAAAGCATGTACGGCTGCCATTGACGAGCCGGGCGATCCCGATCGTGGGCGATTCCATCCTGGTCGATCGCGAATTCGGTACCGGTGCCGTCAAGATTACGCCCGCTCACGACTTTAACGACTTCGAAGCAGGTCTGCGCCACGACCTGAAACGGATTAAAATCCTCGATCTCCATGCCCACCTTCGATTGGCTGATTCCCTGGCCGATCCTGCCGTCTCCGAGGCGGTCGAGAATCTTCCCGTGGCAAAGGCTCGCCCGAAGATCGAACAGTTCCTCACCGAGCAGGGATACCTGGAAAAATCCGAGCCCCACAAGATGGCGCTCGGCAAATGTTATCGCTGCAAGACAGTGGTCGAACCATTCTTGTCCGATCAGTGGTTCGTGAAGATCAAGCCGCTGGCCGAACCGGCGATACAGGTGGTCGAAGACGGGCGTGTACGAATCATCCCCGAGGCCTGGAAGAACAACTATCTCGGATGGATGCGGGACATCAAAGACTGGTGCGTCTCGCGGCAGATCTGGTGGGGACACCAGATCCCCGCCTGGTACTGCGAAACCTGCTATGGCACGACATTCCTGCGTCGCAGTTCGGATGGAGCGCCGCTCATTCCTTCTGACGCCGTCGCGATCGTGGCGAAGACGCAGCCGGACGCCTGTCCACAGGGCCACCGTGATGCGCTCGTCCAGGATCCCGATGTCCTGGACACCTGGTTCTCGTCGGCCCTCTGGCCCTTCTCGACCTTGGGGTGGCCCAAGCAAACGCCGGAGTTGAAAGCCTTCTATCCGACCTCGACCCTGGTCACCGGCCTCGACATTCTGTTCTTCTGGGTCGCGCGCATGATCATGATGGGCTTGAAATTCATGGGCGAGGTGCCGTTCCGCGATGTCTACATCCACGCACTGGTCCGCGATGCCGAAGGCCAAAAGATGAGCAAGTCCAAAGGCAACGTGATCGATCCGCTGCATGTGATGGAGCAATACGGCACGGACGCGTTGCGCTTCACCCTGGCGGCTATGGCATCGCCAGGGCGCGACGTGAAACTAGCCGAAGAGCGGATTGAGGGCTACCGGAACTTCACGAATAAAATCTGGAACGCCGCCCGGTTTCTGCTCATGCACCTGGGCGGCGAACGCCGCGACGTCCCGCCGGCGCAACGGTCGTTCCCCGACCGCTGGATTCTCAGTCGCCTGAATGCCGCTATCAACACCGTCACTCAAGAGTTGGAGCAGTACCGGTTCGACCGCGCCTCCAGCGCGGTCTATCAATTCATCTGGCACGAGTACTGTGACAAGTACATCGAGATGGTGAAGCCCGCGCTCAAGGATCCGATTTCCGAACAGGCAAAGACCACGCGGCAAACCTTGGCCGAGACGTACGAAACCATGATGCGGTTGCTGCATCCCTTCATGCCGTTCATTACAGAAGAAATCTGGCAGACGCTCCCGCATGAGGGCACCAGCATCGTCCGCAGGCCCTTCCCGACTACCAGCGTGGAATGGGACTCACCTGAAATCGACCAGGAGTTCGCCCTGCTGGAAGAATGTCGAGCCCTGATGAACCAGCAGCGGGCGATTCTCGGATACCCCGCTGGCAAACGTCTCCACTTCAAGGTGCATGGCAAAACGGAAGCCATTGCCTCGGTTCTTACGAAGCATAAAGAGCTGATTGAATACATGGAGAACGTGGACAATCTCTGGATCGCCAAGACCTTCGACGTTGACAACCCCGGGGGACTCTTGATCTTGACGAGCGGCTCCATCCAAGTGCGGACCTCGATGGAGGACGCGGATCTTGGGAAGGCCGAAGAAAATGTCCAGAAACAAATGAAGCTGCTTCAAAAAGAAGTCGATCGCTCGCAGCAAAAACTCGGCAATCCTGATTTCGTGGCCAAGGCGCCACCTGAAGTATTGACCGACCACCGCGAGCGTCTCCAACGCGAAACTCACATGATTCAACTCCTTCAGCAGGCGCTGGACCAGATCAAGCTGTATACCTTGGAACGAAACCGTATTGAGCGCTCCTAA
- a CDS encoding NAD-dependent deacylase → MGTGSTLGLVRQKLSSARSVTVLTGAGISADSGVPTFRGADGLWRHYRAEDLATPEAFARDPRLVWEWYNWRRELIATKRPNPAHQAVAAMEQRFTQFWLITQNVDGLHRDAGSQQLSEIHGNIWMVRCTQCRGITENRDVPIAILPLCQSCGGLLRPHIVWFGESLAEEDIEKSTAALQRSDICLIVGTSGVVYPAAGFGAIAKQAGAFIVEINLDSTPHSSLADATLQGRARDLVPLLLET, encoded by the coding sequence ATGGGAACCGGATCCACGCTTGGCCTTGTTCGTCAGAAGCTCTCCTCGGCGCGGTCTGTCACCGTGCTGACCGGAGCGGGAATCTCTGCCGACAGCGGCGTGCCGACCTTTCGCGGCGCCGACGGCCTCTGGCGGCACTACCGCGCAGAGGATCTCGCCACGCCGGAAGCCTTCGCGCGTGACCCGCGTCTCGTCTGGGAATGGTACAACTGGCGCCGGGAACTCATCGCCACGAAGCGGCCGAATCCGGCACATCAAGCGGTGGCCGCAATGGAGCAACGGTTCACGCAGTTCTGGCTCATCACGCAGAATGTGGACGGGCTCCACCGCGACGCGGGGTCTCAACAACTCTCCGAGATCCACGGCAACATCTGGATGGTCCGCTGCACCCAATGCCGGGGCATCACGGAAAACCGGGACGTCCCGATCGCCATCCTGCCCCTCTGCCAGTCTTGTGGCGGGCTGCTTCGCCCGCACATCGTCTGGTTTGGGGAATCACTTGCGGAAGAGGACATCGAGAAGAGCACGGCCGCGCTGCAGCGCAGTGATATCTGTCTGATCGTCGGCACATCCGGGGTGGTCTATCCGGCGGCGGGATTCGGCGCCATCGCCAAGCAAGCCGGTGCGTTTATCGTGGAGATCAATCTCGACTCGACGCCGCATTCAAGTCTGGCCGACGCCACCCTGCAGGGACGCGCGCGAGATCTCGTGCCCTTGTTACTGGAGACGTGA
- a CDS encoding 2-dehydropantoate 2-reductase, producing MKQIMMVGAGSVGGFFGAHLAKNNPNVSFLLRPRTLEAVKRNGLTIKSAKGNFTVHPPAASDPRQLATPDLIILAVKAYDLDEVMTQLEPVLTERTVILTLQNGIDTEDRIISRLHRDCVVGGVAFIYSKIVEPGVIEHYKRGGVAIGELMGHKSERVSQITDIFKQAGISCQLSEDIRKSKWEKMCWNCVFNPLTVVIDDKVAKALDHPEMAGVIRQIVGEVAAVSAAVKVPLAPDMAEKVVKWTQELRDIHTSMYDDWKGKRPTEIDYLNGYIVRVGRELGIPTPVNEALTAMVKTITEKELSGPGIVRIDGAVVQPVSLTRTALGQLPQEHRVDDISEVMPSMRGRAIRVKGLLEIPALAVDADHVTFHSVDGKYAATLTLQQARDFGLLLYELDGQPLSDGKGGPYRLVTPGLGDLCANVKAVGRIEVRAGSGKDTRPTVRPPECAVDGQG from the coding sequence ATGAAGCAGATCATGATGGTCGGTGCTGGTTCCGTCGGTGGGTTCTTTGGTGCGCATCTTGCCAAGAATAATCCGAATGTTTCATTTCTCCTTCGCCCGCGCACCTTGGAAGCGGTGAAGCGGAACGGCCTCACGATCAAGAGCGCCAAGGGAAATTTCACCGTCCATCCGCCGGCCGCATCCGATCCCCGGCAACTTGCGACCCCCGATCTTATCATCCTCGCTGTGAAGGCCTACGACCTCGATGAGGTGATGACGCAGTTGGAGCCGGTGCTGACGGAACGCACCGTGATTCTCACGCTGCAAAACGGCATCGATACAGAAGATCGCATCATATCCCGCCTGCATCGGGATTGCGTGGTGGGCGGGGTGGCGTTCATCTATTCGAAGATCGTCGAACCAGGCGTCATTGAGCATTACAAGCGCGGCGGGGTGGCGATCGGAGAATTGATGGGCCATAAGAGTGAGCGTGTCTCCCAGATCACCGACATTTTCAAGCAGGCGGGAATTTCTTGCCAGCTCAGCGAGGATATCCGGAAAAGCAAATGGGAGAAGATGTGCTGGAATTGTGTCTTCAACCCTCTCACGGTGGTCATCGATGACAAGGTGGCGAAGGCGCTCGATCATCCGGAAATGGCCGGCGTCATCCGGCAGATTGTCGGCGAAGTGGCGGCGGTGTCTGCGGCGGTGAAGGTCCCGCTGGCGCCCGACATGGCCGAGAAAGTGGTGAAGTGGACGCAGGAGCTTCGCGACATCCACACGTCGATGTACGACGATTGGAAGGGCAAACGCCCGACAGAGATCGATTACCTGAACGGCTACATCGTGCGGGTCGGGCGGGAATTGGGCATTCCCACACCGGTGAACGAAGCATTGACCGCCATGGTGAAGACGATTACCGAGAAAGAGCTGTCGGGGCCGGGCATTGTGCGCATCGACGGCGCCGTCGTGCAGCCGGTTTCATTGACCAGAACAGCGCTCGGGCAATTGCCGCAGGAGCACCGGGTAGACGATATCAGCGAGGTGATGCCGTCCATGCGTGGTCGTGCCATCCGCGTGAAGGGCCTCTTGGAGATTCCAGCGCTCGCGGTGGACGCCGACCATGTCACCTTTCACTCCGTCGACGGCAAGTATGCCGCCACCCTCACGCTGCAACAAGCCCGTGACTTCGGATTGTTGCTCTACGAGCTTGATGGCCAGCCCCTCTCGGACGGCAAGGGCGGTCCGTATCGTTTGGTGACGCCGGGCTTGGGCGATCTCTGCGCGAATGTGAAGGCGGTGGGACGTATCGAAGTGCGCGCAGGATCGGGGAAGGATACGCGGCCAACCGTCCGGCCGCCGGAATGTGCTGTTGATGGGCAGGGGTGA
- a CDS encoding HAD-IA family hydrolase, with protein sequence MSQSRIQVVFFDAADTLFHIQGSVAEIYLQHAERHGFRRTPDSLASIKAAFARSFRDAPPPVFAATEPAAIKQSERLWWFDIVHNVFYRVGMFEGFDEFFEEVFARFAQSESWRLFPETLDVLNTLKEQGYELGIISNFDSRLFSVLRGLEIADFFDTVTISSLAHAAKPSARIFEQALDKHAVDPEDALHVGDSERDDVKGAVAVGLTGVLLARDMPPGASSGTTIATLRELLPLLSRLQ encoded by the coding sequence ATGAGCCAGAGTCGCATTCAGGTCGTCTTTTTCGACGCTGCCGATACCCTGTTTCACATTCAAGGGTCCGTGGCGGAGATTTATCTTCAGCATGCGGAACGTCATGGCTTCCGCAGAACGCCTGACTCGCTGGCCTCGATCAAAGCGGCGTTTGCGCGCTCGTTTCGCGATGCGCCGCCGCCGGTGTTCGCCGCGACGGAGCCTGCCGCCATCAAGCAATCGGAGCGCTTGTGGTGGTTCGATATCGTCCACAACGTCTTTTACCGCGTCGGCATGTTTGAGGGGTTCGATGAGTTTTTTGAAGAGGTGTTCGCGCGGTTTGCGCAATCGGAATCCTGGCGGCTGTTTCCGGAAACGCTGGATGTGTTGAATACCTTGAAAGAGCAGGGATACGAGCTGGGGATTATTTCCAATTTTGACTCGCGGTTGTTCTCCGTGCTGCGAGGACTAGAGATCGCGGACTTCTTCGATACGGTGACGATTTCGAGCCTCGCCCATGCCGCAAAACCTTCCGCGCGTATTTTCGAGCAGGCGTTGGACAAACATGCGGTGGACCCAGAAGACGCGCTGCATGTGGGCGATAGCGAGCGTGATGATGTGAAAGGCGCAGTGGCTGTCGGGCTGACCGGGGTGCTGCTGGCTAGAGATATGCCGCCTGGTGCATCGAGCGGAACGACGATCGCGACCCTCCGCGAACTCCTGCCACTGTTGTCACGTCTCCAGTAA
- the nadC gene encoding carboxylating nicotinate-nucleotide diphosphorylase, which yields MSAPNPQTILNAVRQALAEDLSHGDVTTSALFPSALQATATIVAHQPMTVAGVAVAREVFLAVDPSVHITTAVKDGSAMKPETSVLTVLGDVRSLLMAERVAVNFLQQLSGIATLTAQFCAAVRGYPTRILDTRKTTPGLRALEKWAVQLGGGKNHRFSLGDGVLIKDNHLAVLRSTGIDVAGACRLARANAPHGLRIEVEAKTLQEVKEAIAGKADIILLDNMSPAQVRQAVALIKQRALVEVSGGMTLQTVAAMAQAGADYISVGALTHSAPAANLSMDLSVQRGRRGRSR from the coding sequence TTGAGCGCTCCTAACCCCCAGACGATTCTCAACGCGGTGCGACAGGCGCTCGCCGAAGATCTCTCCCATGGCGACGTCACCACCAGCGCCTTATTTCCCAGCGCGCTTCAAGCTACGGCGACCATTGTTGCCCATCAGCCGATGACGGTGGCAGGCGTGGCCGTTGCCCGCGAAGTATTCCTGGCGGTAGATCCATCCGTGCACATCACCACAGCCGTCAAGGACGGCAGCGCCATGAAGCCTGAGACCTCGGTGCTGACCGTTCTGGGCGATGTACGCTCGTTGTTGATGGCCGAGCGGGTTGCCGTGAATTTTCTCCAACAGCTTTCAGGTATCGCGACACTCACCGCGCAGTTTTGCGCCGCCGTCCGTGGATATCCAACCAGAATCCTCGATACACGCAAGACCACGCCAGGATTACGAGCCCTCGAAAAATGGGCGGTGCAGCTGGGAGGCGGGAAAAATCATCGGTTCTCGCTGGGCGACGGCGTGCTCATCAAGGACAACCACCTCGCGGTGTTACGATCAACCGGCATTGATGTCGCCGGAGCCTGCCGCCTCGCCCGCGCCAATGCTCCGCACGGCCTTCGTATTGAAGTCGAAGCGAAAACCTTGCAGGAAGTGAAAGAAGCCATAGCCGGCAAGGCCGACATCATTCTCCTCGACAATATGTCCCCCGCCCAGGTTCGACAAGCGGTGGCACTCATCAAACAACGGGCACTCGTGGAAGTCTCCGGCGGGATGACCCTGCAGACGGTCGCCGCCATGGCCCAGGCCGGCGCGGATTACATTTCGGTCGGCGCATTGACGCATTCTGCTCCCGCAGCCAACCTCAGCATGGATCTCTCAGTACAGCGAGGACGCCGTGGGCGGTCCCGCTAG
- a CDS encoding biotin--[acetyl-CoA-carboxylase] ligase has protein sequence MGGPASDSSADNQLDIDRLHASLHTRAFGRVFRYSATTASTNADALTYVQQAAVPSNSHGLVILTDCQTAGRGRRGRTWHSPPQGNLYFSVIAVPRTGATRMVPWLTWVPLLSALAGADCLSDQAGLPVSVKWPNDLLIHDKKIGGILCEQTTTAARTMAIVIGIGLNINATLNHFPEDLRQGATTLAQEAGRQFDRVALLADLLLRLEQRMDRLFHDGPGSMAEEFARRCSTLGRTVRVTLEEQGTVEGIAESIGPDGCLRLRVRSNDSPTLSPTLLEIRSAEVVHLRG, from the coding sequence GTGGGCGGTCCCGCTAGCGATTCATCCGCCGATAACCAACTAGACATCGACCGTCTTCATGCCTCCCTGCACACCCGAGCTTTCGGCAGAGTGTTCCGCTATTCAGCCACTACCGCTTCTACCAACGCCGACGCCCTCACGTATGTGCAGCAAGCGGCCGTTCCATCCAATTCACACGGACTGGTGATCCTCACCGACTGTCAAACGGCCGGACGAGGACGACGCGGACGAACATGGCATTCGCCGCCGCAGGGCAATCTGTATTTCTCGGTCATCGCGGTACCTCGAACGGGCGCCACTCGCATGGTCCCTTGGCTGACATGGGTTCCGCTATTGTCTGCCCTTGCGGGGGCCGATTGCCTTTCCGATCAAGCAGGGCTTCCAGTCTCGGTGAAATGGCCGAATGATCTCTTGATCCACGACAAAAAGATCGGCGGGATCCTCTGCGAGCAAACCACCACGGCGGCTAGAACGATGGCTATCGTGATCGGCATCGGCCTCAATATTAATGCAACGCTGAACCACTTCCCCGAGGACCTTCGGCAAGGCGCCACCACCCTCGCTCAAGAAGCGGGACGACAGTTTGATCGCGTGGCACTTCTGGCCGACCTCTTGCTTCGACTCGAGCAACGAATGGATCGCCTCTTCCATGACGGCCCCGGCAGCATGGCCGAAGAATTCGCGCGGCGCTGCTCGACACTCGGCAGAACCGTCCGTGTCACCCTCGAAGAACAAGGCACGGTGGAGGGGATCGCCGAGTCGATTGGCCCGGACGGCTGCCTTCGCCTACGGGTGAGATCGAACGACTCTCCGACCCTCTCCCCGACATTGTTGGAAATCAGGAGCGCCGAGGTCGTTCATCTGCGGGGGTGA